One Solibacillus sp. R5-41 DNA segment encodes these proteins:
- a CDS encoding 2-keto-3-deoxygluconate kinase: MYSEHNEMHQREHEKCNGERRRKGAQTFRRGRALEFYRQLDTKRDTLKKQLDSNELQSIHSVIAGELKATEAIMNEFVVTFKLTEILGETTEE, encoded by the coding sequence ATGTACTCTGAACATAATGAAATGCATCAACGTGAACATGAAAAGTGTAATGGGGAAAGGCGTCGTAAAGGGGCTCAAACATTTCGAAGAGGGCGAGCGCTAGAGTTTTATCGACAGTTAGATACGAAGCGCGACACATTGAAAAAACAACTGGATTCCAATGAGCTTCAATCAATTCATTCTGTAATCGCGGGCGAGCTAAAGGCAACAGAAGCTATAATGAATGAATTTGTTGTTACATTTAAATTAACTGAAATACTTGGAGAAACAACAGAAGAATAG
- a CDS encoding methyl-accepting chemotaxis protein, with translation MNQKLKVIVESIEFYQSTYPEDACILIFDTEKVVGYKRGKTVDLKITLGETVEQHRNTTSVRAMKSGRFLREERSEEAFGFPYIASSVPVYDNGVIVGVVTGVISNSRVSDMRIVANELSGSVQEMSATTEQLALASTDVSKRLVELSKYAEQMNDNIQQINSIVGAVKDIAMHSKILGLNASIEAARSGVHGRGFAVVANEIQKMAQNSTNSANSIAHQLLTITDSIEHINAYTKQIASFTEEYTASMHEMSEGYVSINQIGQKLLSLGEIEH, from the coding sequence GTGAATCAAAAATTAAAGGTAATAGTTGAGTCTATTGAATTTTACCAATCGACTTATCCCGAAGACGCCTGCATTTTGATTTTTGATACCGAAAAAGTAGTCGGTTATAAACGTGGAAAAACAGTGGATTTAAAGATTACACTAGGTGAAACGGTTGAGCAACATCGCAATACGACAAGTGTTCGTGCGATGAAGAGTGGAAGATTTTTACGTGAGGAACGTAGCGAGGAAGCATTTGGTTTCCCTTACATAGCATCCTCTGTCCCAGTATATGATAACGGGGTAATCGTTGGCGTTGTTACAGGTGTTATTTCAAATAGCCGTGTAAGCGATATGCGCATCGTAGCAAACGAGCTGTCTGGTTCTGTTCAAGAAATGTCTGCAACGACCGAGCAACTAGCGTTGGCAAGTACCGATGTATCGAAACGTTTAGTCGAATTATCGAAGTATGCAGAGCAAATGAATGACAATATCCAACAGATTAACTCCATTGTTGGGGCTGTGAAAGATATTGCAATGCATTCCAAAATTTTAGGATTAAACGCATCTATTGAAGCTGCACGTTCCGGTGTACACGGCAGAGGCTTTGCTGTTGTAGCAAATGAAATTCAAAAAATGGCGCAAAATAGTACCAATAGTGCCAATAGTATCGCGCACCAGCTACTCACTATTACGGACTCCATTGAACATATTAATGCATATACAAAGCAAATCGCCTCATTTACCGAGGAATACACCGCGAGCATGCACGAAATGAGCGAGGGTTATGTATCCATTAATCAAATTGGACAAAAATTATTATCGCTCGGTGAGATTGAGCATTGA
- the rpsI gene encoding 30S ribosomal protein S9, translating into MAQVQYIGTGRRKSSTARVRLVPGEGKIVINNRDVADYLPYETLLLIINQPLETTETKGSYDVHVNVNGGGFTGQAGAIRHGIARALLQVDPDFRSALKSAGLLTRDSRMKERKKPGLRGARRAPQFSKR; encoded by the coding sequence TTGGCACAAGTTCAATACATCGGCACAGGTCGCCGTAAAAGTTCTACAGCTCGCGTACGTTTAGTACCAGGCGAAGGCAAAATCGTAATCAACAACCGTGATGTTGCTGATTACCTACCATACGAAACTTTATTATTAATCATCAACCAACCATTAGAAACAACTGAAACTAAAGGTTCTTATGATGTACACGTTAACGTAAACGGTGGTGGATTCACAGGTCAAGCTGGTGCAATCCGTCATGGTATCGCTCGTGCATTATTACAAGTTGATCCAGATTTCCGTTCAGCGCTTAAATCAGCGGGTCTATTAACTCGTGATTCACGCATGAAAGAACGTAAAAAACCAGGTTTACGCGGCGCTCGTCGTGCACCTCAGTTCTCAAAACGTTAA
- the rplM gene encoding 50S ribosomal protein L13, producing the protein MRTTFMAKGHEVERKWLVVDAEGQTLGRLASEVAAILRGKHKPTFTPNVDTGDHVIIINAEKIELTGNKLKGKIYYRHTQFSGGLKQRTAGEMKEKYPTQMLELAIKGMLPKNSLGRQMFTKLNVYTGSEHPHAAQKPEAYELRG; encoded by the coding sequence ATGCGCACAACATTCATGGCTAAAGGTCACGAAGTAGAACGCAAATGGTTAGTAGTTGACGCAGAAGGCCAAACGTTAGGTCGTTTAGCTTCTGAAGTAGCTGCTATCTTACGCGGTAAACATAAACCAACTTTCACACCAAACGTTGATACAGGTGATCACGTAATCATCATCAACGCTGAGAAAATTGAGTTAACAGGTAACAAATTAAAAGGTAAAATTTACTACCGCCACACTCAATTCTCTGGTGGTTTAAAACAACGTACAGCTGGTGAAATGAAAGAAAAATACCCAACTCAAATGCTTGAGTTAGCTATCAAAGGGATGCTTCCAAAGAACTCTTTAGGTCGTCAAATGTTCACTAAACTGAACGTTTACACTGGTTCTGAGCACCCACATGCAGCACAAAAACCAGAAGCTTACGAGCTACGCGGTTAA
- the truA gene encoding tRNA pseudouridine(38-40) synthase TruA produces MTRIKAIISYDGTQFAGYQVQPGKRTVQLEIEKVLSKMHKGATVKIIASGRTDARVHATGQTIHFDTSLMIPSDNYMKALNVQLPRDIRVLQLEQVADDFHARYDAVGKRYRYIWDCGTVQSPFRRHYAVETNGIKPNVTAMIDAARAIVGQHDFSCFCAANTSVIDKVRTVSALDFEWHQEELHMTISGDGFLYNMVRIIAGTLWEAGIEKRDFASVVQTIASQDRNQSGKTAPAHGLYLEEVFYDKE; encoded by the coding sequence ATGACGAGAATAAAAGCGATTATTAGTTATGACGGTACGCAATTTGCTGGCTATCAGGTACAGCCTGGGAAGCGTACTGTACAGCTTGAAATTGAAAAAGTACTTTCCAAGATGCATAAGGGCGCAACTGTAAAAATCATAGCAAGTGGACGAACGGATGCACGTGTCCATGCAACAGGGCAGACGATTCATTTTGATACGTCATTAATGATTCCCTCTGATAACTACATGAAAGCGTTAAATGTGCAGCTACCGCGTGATATTCGTGTGCTACAGCTCGAACAAGTGGCCGATGATTTTCATGCACGTTATGATGCGGTCGGAAAGCGTTACCGGTATATTTGGGATTGTGGTACAGTTCAAAGTCCATTCCGTCGTCACTATGCAGTGGAGACAAATGGTATTAAACCAAACGTTACAGCAATGATCGATGCTGCAAGGGCGATTGTCGGTCAACATGACTTTAGCTGCTTTTGCGCGGCTAATACGAGTGTAATCGATAAAGTGCGTACAGTAAGTGCTCTCGATTTTGAATGGCATCAGGAAGAGCTCCATATGACCATTTCAGGAGACGGATTTCTATATAATATGGTACGCATTATTGCAGGCACCTTGTGGGAAGCCGGCATTGAAAAACGGGATTTTGCGTCGGTTGTACAAACGATTGCCTCACAAGACAGGAACCAATCTGGTAAAACTGCACCAGCACATGGTTTGTATTTAGAAGAAGTCTTCTATGATAAAGAATAA
- a CDS encoding energy-coupling factor transporter transmembrane protein EcfT: MMEKMIFGRYIPGNSFVHQLDPRSKLIFVFAFIIIVFLANNIVTYAILLAFTLFVILMSRIRFYFLINGLKPVIFLMAFTFILHILMNKEGAVLLDLGFMKIHEEGLKQGIFISMRFLVLVFITSILTLTTSPISITDGLETLLNPLKKIKLPVHELALMMSISLRFIPTLMDETDKIMKAQMARGSDLSAGPIKDRLKAVVPLLVPLFVSAFKRAEDLATAMEVRGYRGGEGRTRYRQLKWDIKDTMSLVMLLAVAATLWLLRN, translated from the coding sequence ATGATGGAGAAAATGATCTTTGGCCGTTACATACCCGGAAATTCGTTTGTGCATCAGCTCGATCCACGCTCAAAATTAATTTTTGTTTTTGCTTTTATCATTATCGTTTTTTTAGCAAATAATATTGTTACGTATGCGATTTTGTTAGCATTTACGTTGTTCGTTATTTTGATGTCTCGCATTCGCTTTTATTTTTTAATTAATGGGCTAAAACCCGTTATCTTTTTAATGGCATTTACATTTATATTGCATATTTTGATGAATAAAGAAGGAGCCGTGTTACTTGATCTGGGCTTCATGAAAATTCATGAAGAAGGATTAAAGCAAGGTATTTTTATTTCAATGCGTTTTTTAGTGCTTGTGTTCATTACGTCGATTTTAACATTAACAACATCACCGATTTCGATTACAGACGGATTAGAAACGTTATTAAATCCATTGAAGAAAATCAAGTTACCTGTGCATGAACTAGCACTCATGATGTCAATTTCTTTGCGTTTTATTCCTACATTAATGGATGAAACAGATAAAATTATGAAGGCACAGATGGCACGTGGTTCAGACCTTAGTGCAGGACCTATTAAAGATCGCTTAAAAGCGGTTGTCCCGTTATTAGTTCCGTTATTTGTGAGTGCTTTTAAACGTGCGGAGGATTTAGCTACGGCAATGGAAGTACGTGGCTATCGTGGCGGTGAAGGGCGTACAAGATACCGTCAGCTTAAATGGGATATAAAAGATACGATGAGTTTAGTTATGCTCTTAGCGGTCGCTGCAACGTTGTGGCTGTTACGCAACTAA
- a CDS encoding energy-coupling factor ABC transporter ATP-binding protein: MDIKLQQVSYAYSKGTPFEKYALHDVELTISSGTYEAIIGHTGSGKSTILQHFNGLLKPSSGTVHIGDRVIEAGKKANELKSVRQKVGIVFQFPEHQLFEETVLKDIMFGPMNFGVSEKDAEKRARELISLVGLSDNILEKSPFDLSGGQMRRVAIAGVLAMEPEVIVLDEPTAGLDPRGQKEIMDLFYKLHNEKGLTTILVTHSMEDAARYADRIAIMHEGKCVLTGEPRVLFADRATLEKYRLEPPRVVRFQHKVEQMIGKKLSKVCLTEEELAVELGQAIREGRGEQ, encoded by the coding sequence ATGGACATCAAACTTCAACAAGTAAGCTATGCTTATTCAAAGGGTACACCGTTTGAAAAGTATGCGTTGCATGATGTTGAACTAACCATTTCAAGTGGGACATACGAAGCAATCATTGGTCACACAGGTTCAGGGAAGTCGACAATCCTACAACATTTTAATGGGCTTTTAAAGCCGTCTAGTGGAACAGTTCATATCGGTGACCGTGTGATTGAGGCGGGCAAAAAGGCAAATGAATTAAAGTCTGTTCGTCAAAAAGTAGGCATTGTTTTTCAATTTCCGGAGCATCAATTATTTGAAGAAACTGTGCTGAAGGATATTATGTTTGGTCCGATGAACTTTGGTGTTTCTGAAAAGGATGCAGAAAAGCGTGCACGTGAATTAATTTCGCTTGTTGGTTTGTCTGACAATATTTTAGAAAAATCGCCATTTGATTTATCGGGAGGCCAAATGCGTCGTGTTGCGATTGCAGGCGTACTTGCGATGGAGCCAGAAGTTATTGTATTAGACGAACCGACTGCTGGACTTGATCCAAGAGGACAAAAAGAAATTATGGATTTATTTTATAAGTTACACAACGAAAAAGGGCTTACGACAATTCTTGTAACGCATAGTATGGAGGACGCAGCACGTTACGCGGACCGAATAGCTATTATGCATGAAGGGAAATGTGTGTTAACGGGTGAGCCTCGTGTATTATTTGCGGATAGAGCAACATTGGAAAAATACCGTTTAGAGCCACCACGTGTCGTACGCTTCCAGCATAAAGTAGAGCAGATGATTGGTAAAAAATTATCAAAAGTGTGCTTAACGGAAGAAGAGCTAGCTGTAGAATTGGGGCAAGCTATTCGAGAGGGGCGTGGCGAGCAATGA
- a CDS encoding energy-coupling factor ABC transporter ATP-binding protein, giving the protein MSEILSFNDITFSYTPENPEARKAVQDVSFSVNQGDWIAIVGHNGSGKSTMAKLMSGLLFPERGEVRVKRDVLTEENLWRIRSQIGMVFQNPDNQFVGATVQDDVAFSLENNGVPYEEMVIRVKEALEQVKMEGFINHEPHHLSGGQKQRVAIAGALAMHPQILILDEATSMLDPQGREEVLKIVQALREKIGLTVLSITHDLEEALLADRVIFMNDGKKYAEGTPAEIFALGDELVDFGLDLPFATKMTKLLQAQGVQFVGQHMTEEELVNDLWTSNFNK; this is encoded by the coding sequence ATGTCTGAAATTTTATCATTTAATGATATAACGTTTTCCTATACACCGGAAAATCCAGAAGCACGAAAAGCAGTTCAAGATGTATCCTTTTCGGTAAATCAAGGTGATTGGATTGCGATTGTTGGACATAATGGCTCAGGTAAATCTACAATGGCCAAATTGATGAGTGGCTTGTTGTTTCCAGAGCGAGGGGAAGTAAGGGTTAAGCGAGATGTATTAACAGAAGAAAACTTATGGAGAATACGTTCTCAAATCGGTATGGTCTTTCAAAATCCAGACAATCAATTTGTAGGGGCAACGGTTCAGGATGATGTTGCGTTTTCTTTAGAGAACAATGGAGTTCCATATGAGGAAATGGTCATACGTGTAAAGGAAGCGTTAGAGCAGGTGAAAATGGAAGGCTTTATCAACCATGAGCCACATCATTTATCAGGTGGGCAAAAGCAGCGTGTTGCGATTGCTGGAGCACTTGCGATGCATCCACAAATTTTAATTTTAGATGAAGCGACATCCATGCTCGATCCACAAGGGCGAGAGGAAGTACTTAAAATAGTACAAGCATTGCGTGAAAAAATTGGCTTAACGGTTTTATCGATTACGCATGATTTAGAAGAGGCGCTATTGGCGGACCGCGTTATTTTTATGAATGATGGGAAAAAATATGCGGAAGGTACACCGGCCGAAATATTTGCACTTGGTGACGAACTCGTTGATTTTGGGCTGGATTTACCATTTGCTACAAAGATGACAAAACTCTTACAAGCACAAGGTGTACAGTTTGTAGGACAACATATGACAGAAGAAGAGCTGGTGAATGATTTATGGACATCAAACTTCAACAAGTAA
- the rplQ gene encoding 50S ribosomal protein L17, translating to MGYRKLGRTSSQRKALLRDLATDLIINERIETTEARAKETRKAVEKMITLGKRGDLHARRQAAAFIRRELVTVGEGEEANTVFALQKLFDDIAPRYAERQGGYTRILKVGPRRGDGAPVVVIELV from the coding sequence ATGGGTTACAGAAAACTTGGTCGTACAAGTTCTCAACGTAAAGCATTATTACGTGACTTAGCTACTGATTTAATTATCAACGAGCGTATCGAAACTACTGAAGCTCGCGCTAAAGAAACACGTAAAGCTGTTGAAAAAATGATTACTTTAGGTAAACGCGGAGATTTACATGCACGTCGTCAAGCGGCAGCATTTATCCGTCGTGAGTTAGTAACAGTTGGCGAAGGTGAAGAAGCAAACACTGTTTTCGCACTTCAAAAATTATTTGACGATATTGCACCACGTTATGCAGAGCGTCAAGGTGGTTACACTCGTATTCTTAAAGTAGGTCCTCGTCGTGGTGACGGCGCACCTGTAGTAGTTATCGAATTAGTTTAA
- a CDS encoding DNA-directed RNA polymerase subunit alpha, with protein MIEIEKPKIETVEISEAAKYGKFVVEPLERGYGNTLGNSLRRILLSSLPGAAVTSIQIDGVLHEFSTVEGVVEDVASIILNVKKLALKIYSDEEKVIEIDVKGDGTVTAADITHDSDVEILNPDLYIATIAKNGHLRMRMYAQRGRGYTPADQNKREDLPIGVIPIDSIYTPVSRVNFQVENTRVGQNSDYDKLSLDVWTDGSIGPKEAISLGAKILTEHLNIFVGMTNEAQTAEIMVEKEEDQKEKVLEMTIEELDLSVRSYNCLKRAGINTVLELANKSEDDMMKVRNLGRKSLEEVKAKLEELGLGLRNED; from the coding sequence ATGATCGAAATTGAAAAACCAAAGATTGAAACAGTGGAGATCAGCGAAGCTGCCAAATATGGCAAGTTTGTTGTAGAACCGCTAGAACGCGGATATGGAAACACTTTGGGTAATTCTTTACGTCGTATCCTTCTGTCTTCATTACCTGGAGCTGCTGTAACGTCAATTCAAATTGACGGCGTACTACACGAATTCTCTACTGTAGAAGGCGTTGTAGAAGATGTTGCTTCAATTATCTTAAACGTGAAAAAGCTAGCTTTAAAAATCTACTCTGACGAAGAAAAAGTCATTGAGATAGATGTGAAAGGTGACGGAACGGTTACTGCTGCTGACATTACACATGACAGTGATGTAGAAATTTTAAATCCTGATCTATATATTGCAACAATCGCTAAAAACGGTCACTTACGTATGCGTATGTACGCACAACGAGGCCGTGGTTACACTCCTGCTGATCAAAACAAACGTGAGGATCTTCCTATCGGCGTGATCCCGATCGACTCTATTTACACTCCAGTTTCACGCGTCAACTTCCAAGTTGAAAACACTCGTGTTGGACAAAATTCTGACTACGATAAGTTATCACTTGATGTGTGGACTGATGGTAGCATCGGTCCAAAAGAAGCGATTTCACTTGGAGCTAAAATTTTAACAGAGCATTTAAACATCTTCGTGGGCATGACGAACGAAGCACAAACTGCTGAAATCATGGTCGAAAAAGAAGAAGATCAAAAAGAAAAAGTATTAGAGATGACTATCGAAGAGCTTGATCTTTCTGTTCGTTCTTATAACTGTTTAAAACGCGCTGGTATCAATACGGTACTAGAATTAGCGAATAAATCAGAAGATGATATGATGAAAGTACGTAACTTAGGTCGTAAGTCTTTAGAAGAAGTAAAAGCGAAGTTAGAAGAGCTTGGTTTAGGATTACGTAATGAAGACTAA
- the rpsK gene encoding 30S ribosomal protein S11 — protein MARKQQTRKRRVKKNIEAGIAHIRSTFNNTIVTITDMQGNALSWSSAGALGFRGSRKSTPFAAQMAAETAAKTSIEHGIKTLEVTVKGPGSGREAAIRALQAAGLDVTAIKDVTPVPHNGCRPPKRRRV, from the coding sequence ATGGCTCGTAAACAACAAACTCGTAAACGTCGTGTGAAAAAGAATATCGAAGCTGGTATTGCTCACATCCGTTCTACATTTAACAATACAATTGTAACAATTACTGATATGCAAGGTAATGCTTTATCTTGGTCTTCAGCTGGTGCATTAGGTTTCCGTGGTTCACGTAAATCAACACCATTCGCAGCTCAAATGGCTGCTGAAACAGCTGCAAAAACGTCAATTGAACATGGCATTAAAACTTTAGAAGTTACTGTTAAAGGTCCTGGTTCAGGTCGTGAAGCTGCAATTCGTGCACTTCAAGCTGCTGGTTTAGATGTAACTGCTATTAAAGACGTTACTCCAGTTCCTCATAACGGTTGCCGTCCGCCAAAACGTCGTCGTGTATAA
- the rpsM gene encoding 30S ribosomal protein S13, with translation MARIAGVDIPRDKRVVISLTYIFGIGKTTSQKVLAAAGIDESTRVKDLTEDQLNQIREQLDSYKTEGDLRREVSLNIKRLMEIASLRGIRHRRGLPVRGQNTKNNARTRKGPRKTVANKKK, from the coding sequence ATGGCACGTATTGCTGGTGTTGACATTCCTCGCGACAAACGCGTGGTAATTTCATTAACATACATTTTCGGTATTGGTAAAACGACTTCTCAAAAAGTATTAGCTGCAGCAGGTATTGACGAAAGTACTCGCGTTAAAGACTTAACAGAAGATCAATTAAACCAAATTCGTGAACAATTAGACTCATACAAAACTGAAGGTGATTTACGTCGTGAAGTTTCTTTAAACATCAAACGTTTAATGGAAATTGCTTCATTACGTGGTATCCGTCACCGTCGTGGTTTACCTGTTCGTGGTCAAAATACGAAGAACAACGCTCGTACGCGTAAAGGTCCTCGTAAAACTGTAGCGAACAAGAAAAAATAA
- the rpmJ gene encoding 50S ribosomal protein L36, with protein MKVRPSVKPICEKCKVIRRRGKVMVICENPKHKQKQG; from the coding sequence ATGAAAGTGAGACCATCTGTGAAACCGATCTGCGAAAAATGTAAAGTAATTCGCCGACGCGGTAAAGTAATGGTAATCTGTGAAAATCCTAAACACAAACAAAAACAAGGGTAA
- the infA gene encoding translation initiation factor IF-1 — MAKDDVIEVEGTVVETLPNAMFKVELENGHTVLAHVSGKIRMHFIRILPGDKVTIELSPYDLTRGRITYRFK; from the coding sequence ATGGCGAAAGACGATGTTATTGAAGTCGAAGGAACAGTTGTTGAGACTTTGCCAAACGCGATGTTTAAGGTAGAATTAGAAAATGGGCACACTGTGCTCGCACACGTATCTGGAAAGATTCGTATGCACTTTATCCGTATCCTACCTGGAGATAAGGTTACTATTGAGTTATCTCCATATGATTTAACTCGCGGTCGTATCACATACCGTTTTAAATAA
- a CDS encoding adenylate kinase, whose translation MNIVLMGLPGAGKGTQADKIVEKYAIPHISTGDMFRAAIKEGTELGLQAKSFMDQGALVPDEVTIGIVRERLAQADCEKGFLLDGFPRTVPQAEALDSILEELGRPVEHTINVQVEKDELIARLSGRRICKTCGTSYHLIFNPSKEEGKCDKDGGELYTRADDNPETVANRLEVNMNQAQPLLDFYKAKDVLTNINGQQEISKVFAELDALLQGSRS comes from the coding sequence ATGAATATCGTTTTAATGGGTCTACCTGGTGCTGGTAAAGGTACTCAGGCTGACAAAATTGTTGAGAAGTACGCAATCCCTCATATTTCTACAGGTGACATGTTCCGTGCTGCCATTAAAGAAGGCACAGAACTAGGTTTACAAGCAAAATCGTTTATGGATCAGGGAGCATTAGTTCCCGATGAAGTAACGATTGGTATTGTTCGAGAGCGTCTTGCACAAGCAGATTGCGAAAAAGGATTCTTATTAGATGGATTCCCACGTACAGTCCCTCAAGCTGAAGCTTTAGATAGCATCCTTGAAGAACTAGGTCGTCCAGTTGAACATACGATTAATGTTCAAGTCGAAAAAGATGAATTAATTGCACGCTTAAGCGGCCGTCGTATTTGTAAAACTTGTGGCACATCTTACCACTTAATTTTCAATCCTTCAAAAGAGGAAGGGAAATGTGATAAAGATGGCGGCGAATTATACACACGTGCGGATGACAATCCAGAAACAGTTGCAAACCGTCTGGAAGTAAATATGAACCAAGCACAGCCTTTGCTTGATTTTTATAAAGCTAAGGATGTACTGACAAACATTAATGGACAGCAAGAAATTTCAAAAGTATTTGCTGAACTTGATGCTCTATTACAGGGCAGCCGCAGCTGA
- the secY gene encoding preprotein translocase subunit SecY — protein MFQTISNFMRVRDIRNKIIFTLLMLIVFRIGTFIPVPNVNADVLKATDEFNLVGFLNTFGGGALANFSIFAMGIMPYITASIIVQLLQMDVVPKFAEWSKQGDVGRRKLAQFTRYFTIVLAFIQSFAMSFGFNQFYGGSLIVDTSVQSYLTISIVLTGGTAFLLWLSEQITAYGVGNGISIIIFAGIVAALPNTVNQIYAQQIEGAGDQLFIKIIILMLLVLVLLAVIVGVIYVQQALRKIPIQYAKRVAGNSPKVGAQQTHLPLKVNAAGVIPVIFAVAFMVTPQTLATFFGDNKVTAFITNTFDYSKPVGMVIYIALIVAFTYFYAFIQVNPENVADNLKKQGAYIPGIRPGNDTQAYLTKVLYRLTFVGALFLIAISVMPILFINFMNLPASAQIGGTSLIIVVGVALETMKQLESQLVKRHYKGFMK, from the coding sequence ATGTTTCAGACGATCTCTAACTTTATGCGCGTTCGAGATATACGAAATAAAATCATCTTTACTTTATTAATGTTAATCGTTTTCCGTATCGGGACATTCATCCCGGTACCAAACGTTAACGCAGATGTATTAAAGGCGACTGATGAGTTTAACTTAGTAGGTTTCCTTAATACGTTTGGCGGTGGTGCTTTGGCAAACTTCTCTATTTTTGCGATGGGGATTATGCCTTACATCACAGCCTCAATTATTGTCCAGTTACTTCAAATGGACGTTGTACCAAAGTTTGCAGAATGGTCGAAACAAGGTGACGTGGGCCGACGTAAGTTAGCTCAATTCACACGTTATTTCACAATTGTGCTAGCATTTATTCAATCTTTCGCAATGTCGTTCGGGTTTAACCAGTTCTACGGTGGGTCATTGATTGTAGATACTAGCGTTCAATCGTACTTAACGATTTCAATCGTGCTTACTGGTGGTACAGCATTCCTATTGTGGTTATCAGAACAAATTACTGCTTATGGTGTTGGTAATGGTATTTCAATCATTATCTTCGCTGGTATCGTCGCGGCGCTTCCTAACACAGTAAACCAAATTTATGCACAACAAATTGAAGGCGCAGGAGATCAACTTTTCATTAAGATTATTATCCTGATGCTATTAGTTTTAGTGCTACTTGCTGTTATAGTTGGTGTTATTTACGTTCAACAAGCGTTGCGTAAAATACCAATTCAATATGCAAAACGAGTTGCTGGTAATTCGCCTAAAGTGGGCGCACAACAAACGCACTTACCGTTAAAAGTAAATGCTGCAGGGGTTATTCCGGTAATCTTCGCGGTAGCGTTCATGGTGACACCTCAAACTTTAGCGACATTCTTCGGTGATAACAAAGTAACTGCATTCATTACGAACACTTTTGATTATTCAAAACCTGTTGGGATGGTCATTTACATTGCGTTAATCGTGGCATTCACATATTTCTATGCATTCATTCAAGTGAATCCAGAAAATGTGGCCGACAACTTGAAAAAGCAGGGTGCTTATATTCCGGGCATTCGTCCAGGTAATGACACACAAGCTTACTTAACAAAAGTTCTTTATCGTTTGACATTTGTTGGTGCGCTATTCCTTATCGCAATTTCAGTCATGCCAATTCTGTTCATTAACTTTATGAACCTGCCGGCTTCGGCTCAAATCGGGGGAACAAGTTTAATAATTGTAGTTGGTGTTGCACTTGAAACGATGAAACAATTAGAGTCTCAACTCGTTAAGCGTCATTATAAGGGCTTTATGAAATAA
- the rplO gene encoding 50S ribosomal protein L15, whose translation MKLHELKPAEGSRKVRNRVGRGIGSGNGKTSGRGHKGQNSRSGGGVRPGFEGGQNPLFRRLPKRGFTNINRKEYAIVNLDALNRFEDGAEVTPALLLETGVVSNEKAGIKILGHGTLNVKLNVKAHKFSASAKEAIENAGGTTEVI comes from the coding sequence ATGAAACTTCATGAGTTAAAACCAGCAGAAGGTTCACGTAAAGTACGTAACCGCGTTGGTCGTGGTATCGGTTCTGGTAACGGTAAAACTTCTGGTAGAGGTCATAAAGGCCAAAACTCTCGATCTGGCGGCGGCGTTCGCCCAGGATTTGAGGGGGGTCAAAACCCATTATTCCGTCGTTTACCTAAACGAGGCTTTACGAATATTAATCGTAAAGAATACGCGATCGTTAACCTTGATGCGTTAAACCGTTTTGAAGATGGTGCAGAAGTAACACCTGCATTACTATTAGAAACTGGTGTCGTGAGCAATGAAAAAGCTGGAATTAAAATTCTAGGTCATGGTACGTTAAATGTTAAGCTTAACGTAAAAGCTCACAAGTTCTCTGCTTCAGCTAAAGAAGCAATCGAGAATGCTGGCGGAACAACTGAGGTGATTTAA